A genomic stretch from Nitrobacter winogradskyi Nb-255 includes:
- a CDS encoding flagellin → MSDIVLSASVRQNLLSLQSTADLLARTQHRLATGKNVNTALDNPTNYFTAAALDNRANDISNLLDGIGNGVQVLQAANTGLTSLQKLVDTAKSIANQVLQSQVGYSQKSSVESLPVTGATAVDLRGTTPFTNVAATPGAALRTGTSNAAATSATLINALTDGAVATPTGPAAGESFAVNGKTITFVASGAVAADASGNITIGIDQTLDSLLGVIDVLHGNTDTASTIDGSGQIVLNTGVAHDLTLTDSTPAGVLAKLGLTAATTARGGGAGNLDGKTLTIGPTGDGVATHITFGDGANGTVRTLNDLNAQLASNHLQATINAAGVITISTANEAAAETIGAIGGTAAGAGYAFHGLVAGAPVQDPAVQASRAGLVNQYNNIIQQLNTTAADASFNGINLLGGDTLKLIFNESGKSTLTITGASMNAAGLGLASLTVGVDFLDNGSANSVIASLDSASITLRTQASTLGSNLSIVQIRQDFSKNLINVLQTGSSNLTLADTNEEAANSQALATRQSIAVSALALANQSQQSVLQLLR, encoded by the coding sequence ATGTCCGACATCGTTCTCTCGGCATCCGTTCGCCAGAATTTGCTCTCGCTGCAATCCACCGCCGATCTGCTGGCGAGAACGCAGCACCGCCTGGCCACCGGCAAGAACGTCAACACCGCCCTCGACAATCCCACCAACTATTTCACGGCCGCGGCGCTCGACAATCGCGCCAACGATATCAGCAACCTGCTCGACGGCATCGGCAACGGCGTTCAGGTGCTGCAGGCGGCCAACACCGGCTTGACCTCGCTCCAGAAGCTGGTGGATACGGCGAAGTCGATCGCCAATCAGGTTCTGCAATCCCAGGTCGGGTATTCGCAGAAATCGTCGGTGGAAAGCCTTCCCGTAACGGGGGCGACCGCGGTCGATCTCAGAGGCACCACACCGTTCACGAATGTCGCCGCGACGCCCGGCGCGGCGCTGAGGACCGGCACATCCAACGCCGCGGCGACCAGCGCCACCCTGATCAACGCGCTGACCGACGGCGCGGTCGCGACGCCGACCGGCCCCGCCGCCGGAGAGAGCTTTGCCGTTAACGGCAAGACCATCACCTTTGTTGCTTCCGGCGCGGTGGCCGCCGACGCTTCCGGGAACATCACGATCGGCATTGACCAGACCCTGGACTCGCTGCTCGGGGTGATCGACGTGCTGCACGGCAACACCGACACGGCGTCGACGATCGACGGCAGCGGGCAGATCGTGCTCAACACCGGCGTTGCTCACGACCTTACATTGACGGATTCAACGCCGGCCGGAGTTCTCGCAAAGCTTGGCCTCACCGCGGCAACGACGGCGCGCGGCGGAGGCGCGGGTAACCTCGACGGCAAGACGCTGACGATCGGGCCGACCGGTGACGGCGTCGCGACCCACATCACATTCGGTGACGGCGCCAACGGGACCGTCAGAACCCTCAACGACCTGAATGCGCAACTCGCTTCAAACCACCTTCAGGCCACGATCAACGCCGCCGGCGTTATCACCATCTCGACCGCCAACGAGGCGGCGGCCGAGACCATCGGTGCGATCGGCGGGACCGCGGCCGGCGCGGGGTATGCCTTCCACGGCCTTGTCGCGGGCGCGCCTGTTCAGGATCCGGCGGTTCAGGCGTCACGCGCCGGGCTCGTCAATCAGTACAACAACATCATTCAGCAATTAAACACGACGGCGGCGGATGCGTCGTTCAACGGCATCAACCTGTTGGGTGGTGATACGCTGAAGCTCATCTTCAACGAGAGCGGGAAGTCCACGCTCACCATCACCGGCGCCAGCATGAATGCGGCTGGTCTTGGACTGGCGAGTCTTACGGTCGGCGTCGACTTCCTGGATAACGGCTCGGCCAACAGCGTGATCGCGAGCCTCGATAGCGCATCGATCACCCTGCGCACGCAGGCTTCGACGCTCGGCTCGAACCTGTCGATCGTGCAAATCCGTCAGGACTTCTCGAAGAACCTGATCAACGTGCTTCAAACCGGCTCGTCGAACCTCACGCTTGCCGACACCAACGAGGAAGCCGCGAACAGCCAGGCGCTGGCGACCCGGCAGTCGATCGCGGTGTCCGCGCTGGCGCTGGCCAACCAGTCGCAGCAGAGCGTGTTGCAGTTGCTGCGCTGA
- a CDS encoding patatin-like phospholipase family protein, translated as MKSDPDLQQRDALLQTVLRDYFASDNAEILHTIRSVAEYVDLVSGAILLRQGDISNDVYFILSGRLHAFSETESGARKILGEIGRGETIGELALFTGEPRSATVVAVRDTLLVKVTRAMIERTILQHPEIEMSMMRAVIRRFRQRERERQAPLVPVKICILPITSGPDAAGFARSLRNAQAAEAGPVAVVTKDDVASHFGAQDQAPGKRNDALAGYIDDIEARNRAVYLAADGGDTAWTRFCLRHADEVLLLANAGRDPGLSAVERACLSPAAPISIARQTLVLLHRADTRIPTSTAHWLNARPDARHFHIRPELPADMRRLARIVSGRAIGLVLSGGGARGFAHVGVIKALEEAGIPVDMLGGSSIGAVMGMVLALGRSAEEVTAAVRKAFLEHPRGNVTGDYNFIPLVSLIKGARTRSAMTQAVRDATGRDAIDSEDCWTTFFTIASDFSTGSEAVLQRGDLTRNVGASYAIPGALPPVFVGGHMMYDGSTFNNFPVDVMARLGAGRIIGVDLSVDREQLFDIDDVPGTLTLLRDKLRPRAKRRYRLPSVPETMLRSSFITSISKQKEMGKFTDLLFRPRISDGRLLDWSRFEEVVAAGYSQAREMLAGMSDEQRKMFR; from the coding sequence TTGAAATCCGATCCCGATCTTCAGCAACGCGACGCGCTGCTCCAGACCGTGCTTCGCGACTACTTCGCGTCCGACAACGCAGAGATCCTGCACACCATCCGTTCCGTGGCCGAGTATGTCGATCTGGTCTCCGGCGCGATCCTGCTGCGCCAGGGCGACATCAGTAACGACGTGTACTTCATCCTGTCGGGACGGCTTCACGCGTTCTCGGAGACCGAATCCGGCGCGCGAAAAATTCTCGGAGAGATCGGGCGCGGCGAAACCATAGGCGAGCTTGCGCTGTTCACCGGCGAGCCGCGCTCGGCGACCGTCGTGGCGGTGCGCGATACGCTTCTGGTCAAGGTGACCCGCGCGATGATCGAGCGGACGATCCTGCAGCACCCGGAAATCGAGATGTCGATGATGCGGGCCGTGATCCGGCGTTTCCGTCAGCGCGAACGCGAGCGGCAGGCGCCTCTGGTGCCGGTCAAGATCTGCATACTGCCGATCACTTCCGGGCCGGATGCAGCCGGTTTCGCGCGAAGCCTGCGCAACGCGCAAGCCGCCGAGGCCGGGCCGGTGGCAGTCGTCACCAAAGATGACGTCGCCAGCCACTTCGGCGCTCAGGATCAAGCGCCGGGAAAACGCAACGACGCGCTCGCCGGCTATATCGACGACATCGAGGCTCGGAACCGCGCGGTATACCTTGCCGCCGACGGAGGCGACACCGCATGGACCCGGTTTTGCCTTCGTCATGCCGACGAGGTGCTGCTGCTTGCCAACGCCGGCCGCGATCCCGGCCTCTCGGCTGTGGAGCGTGCGTGCCTTTCGCCGGCCGCTCCCATCTCGATCGCGCGGCAGACGCTGGTCCTGCTGCACCGGGCTGATACGAGAATTCCCACCAGCACCGCGCATTGGCTGAACGCGCGACCGGACGCGCGGCACTTCCACATTCGTCCGGAACTGCCCGCCGACATGCGCCGCCTCGCTCGCATCGTATCAGGGCGGGCCATCGGGCTCGTGCTGTCGGGCGGAGGCGCGCGCGGCTTCGCTCATGTCGGCGTCATCAAGGCGCTGGAAGAGGCAGGCATTCCCGTCGACATGCTGGGCGGCAGCTCCATCGGCGCGGTCATGGGAATGGTGCTGGCGCTCGGGCGCAGCGCGGAGGAAGTCACGGCCGCCGTCCGAAAGGCGTTCCTCGAACATCCGAGAGGCAACGTCACCGGCGACTACAACTTCATTCCGCTGGTGTCGCTGATCAAGGGTGCACGCACGCGAAGCGCGATGACGCAGGCCGTGCGCGACGCCACCGGCCGGGACGCGATCGACAGCGAGGATTGCTGGACCACCTTCTTCACCATCGCATCAGACTTTTCGACCGGCAGCGAAGCTGTCCTTCAGCGAGGCGACCTTACCCGCAACGTCGGCGCAAGCTATGCGATTCCCGGCGCGCTGCCGCCGGTCTTCGTCGGCGGACACATGATGTACGACGGCAGCACGTTCAACAATTTCCCGGTCGACGTGATGGCCCGGCTCGGCGCGGGCCGCATCATCGGCGTCGACCTCTCGGTTGACCGCGAGCAGTTGTTCGACATTGACGATGTGCCGGGGACGCTCACCTTGCTGCGCGACAAACTAAGGCCGCGCGCGAAGCGGCGCTACCGTCTGCCGAGCGTGCCCGAGACGATGCTGCGATCGTCCTTCATCACGTCGATCTCCAAACAGAAGGAGATGGGAAAGTTCACCGACCTGTTGTTCCGGCCGCGGATCTCCGACGGTCGCCTGCTCGACTGGAGTCGCTTCGAAGAGGTGGTGGCCGCCGGCTACAGCCAGGCGAGGGAGATGCTGGCGGGCATGAGCGACGAGCAGCGGAAGATGTTTCGCTAG
- the flgJ gene encoding flagellar assembly peptidoglycan hydrolase FlgJ, whose product METHAVNGPLSGAYHNIQRMAPTLNRRPDPQLAQALERVPPQSVEKARATSEDFEAMFLNSMFSQMTTGLKGEGPFGDTPGTGVWRSMLTEQYSRSFAKAGGVGISDAVFRTLIMQQANQTALPPQEAA is encoded by the coding sequence ATGGAAACCCACGCTGTCAACGGTCCGCTCAGCGGCGCTTATCACAACATCCAGCGCATGGCGCCGACGCTGAACCGCCGCCCGGACCCGCAGCTCGCGCAAGCGCTGGAGCGCGTTCCTCCGCAGTCGGTCGAAAAGGCGAGAGCGACATCAGAGGATTTCGAGGCGATGTTTCTCAACTCCATGTTTTCGCAGATGACAACGGGTCTGAAAGGCGAAGGCCCGTTCGGCGATACTCCCGGCACCGGCGTGTGGCGCTCGATGCTCACCGAGCAATATTCAAGATCGTTCGCCAAGGCCGGCGGCGTCGGCATCTCCGACGCGGTGTTCCGCACCCTGATCATGCAGCAGGCGAACCAGACCGCGCTCCCACCGCAGGAGGCCGCATGA
- the flaF gene encoding flagellar biosynthesis regulator FlaF, with amino-acid sequence MSNAAQAYARTAQTSSSPREIEAQALLKAARQLREVQDKWEGPDNDMHKALLFNRRLWSIFMSAADSDSNPQPLEVRQNIANIGVFVMKQTVDMQLNPDPAKLTALIDINCNLAAGLSGRA; translated from the coding sequence ATGTCGAATGCTGCTCAAGCCTACGCCAGGACGGCGCAAACTTCGTCGTCTCCCCGTGAAATCGAGGCGCAGGCTTTGCTGAAGGCGGCGCGGCAGCTTCGGGAGGTCCAGGACAAGTGGGAAGGGCCTGACAACGACATGCACAAGGCGCTGCTGTTCAATCGCCGTTTGTGGTCGATCTTCATGAGCGCGGCGGACAGCGACAGCAATCCGCAACCGCTGGAAGTCCGTCAGAATATCGCCAACATCGGCGTTTTCGTGATGAAGCAGACAGTCGACATGCAGCTCAATCCCGATCCCGCGAAGCTGACGGCGCTGATCGACATCAACTGCAATCTCGCGGCGGGCCTGTCCGGGCGGGCGTAA
- a CDS encoding Hsp20/alpha crystallin family protein, whose amino-acid sequence MAIRDLIPWSRNQEVTSARASYDPFMTLHREMNRLFDDVFRSFEPGQTPLMEGRFGWPRIELGETDKAVTVSAELPGMTEKDVQVEIANGTLTIRGEKKNERANGGKYVTERYYGSFQRQIPLDDVDEDKAEASFRNGVLTISLPKSANPRAGVKRIAISTQ is encoded by the coding sequence ATGGCAATCCGTGATCTTATTCCCTGGTCGAGAAATCAGGAGGTCACCTCGGCGCGCGCGAGCTATGACCCTTTCATGACCTTGCACCGCGAGATGAACCGCCTGTTCGACGATGTCTTTCGCAGTTTTGAGCCCGGTCAAACACCGCTCATGGAGGGCCGCTTCGGCTGGCCCAGGATCGAGCTTGGTGAAACGGACAAAGCAGTCACGGTCTCGGCCGAACTGCCGGGCATGACGGAGAAGGACGTGCAGGTCGAAATCGCCAACGGAACGCTGACCATTCGCGGCGAGAAGAAGAACGAGCGCGCCAACGGAGGCAAATACGTCACCGAGCGCTACTACGGCTCGTTCCAGCGCCAAATTCCTCTTGATGATGTCGATGAGGACAAGGCCGAGGCGTCATTCAGGAATGGCGTTCTGACGATCTCGCTGCCGAAGTCGGCGAACCCGCGCGCAGGCGTCAAGCGCATCGCGATCAGTACGCAATAA
- a CDS encoding flagellar basal body P-ring protein FlgI gives MSGLGFTGVVRIAVMALLALAFLGAPAHATSRIKDLANIEGVRQNQLIGYGLVVGLNGTGDTLNNIPFTKQSLQAMLERMGVNIRGATIRTGNVAAVMVTGNLPAFATQGTRMDVTVSAMGDARSLQGGTLLVTPLLGADGNVYAVAQGSLAIGGFSAEGAAASVTKGVPTNGRIANGAIVEREIEFALNRMPNVRLALRNGDFTTAKRIAAAVNDFLGTKTAEPIDPSTVQLSIPAEFRGNVVALLTEIEQLQVEPDITAKIIIDERSGIIVMGRDVRVATVAVAQGNLTVSISESPQVSQPNPLSNGRTVMTPRTDVGVTENGNKLALVKNGVSLQELVDGLNGLGIGPRDLIGILQAIKAAGAIEADIEVM, from the coding sequence ATGTCTGGCCTTGGTTTCACGGGCGTCGTCCGGATCGCCGTCATGGCGTTGCTGGCGCTGGCGTTCCTCGGAGCCCCCGCCCACGCCACGTCGAGGATCAAGGACCTCGCGAACATCGAGGGCGTGCGACAGAACCAGTTGATCGGCTACGGCCTCGTGGTCGGCCTCAACGGCACCGGCGACACCCTCAACAACATTCCTTTCACCAAGCAGTCGCTACAGGCGATGCTGGAGCGCATGGGCGTCAACATCCGCGGCGCCACCATTCGAACCGGCAACGTCGCGGCCGTCATGGTGACCGGCAACCTGCCCGCCTTCGCCACCCAGGGCACCCGCATGGATGTCACGGTCTCGGCGATGGGCGATGCCAGAAGCCTGCAAGGCGGCACGTTGCTCGTCACGCCGTTGCTCGGCGCCGACGGCAATGTCTACGCGGTGGCGCAGGGTTCGCTTGCGATCGGCGGCTTTTCCGCCGAAGGCGCAGCCGCGAGCGTCACAAAGGGCGTGCCGACCAACGGCCGCATCGCCAACGGCGCCATCGTCGAGCGTGAGATCGAATTCGCACTGAACCGGATGCCGAATGTCCGCCTTGCCCTGCGCAACGGCGACTTCACCACCGCCAAGCGCATCGCCGCCGCCGTCAACGATTTCCTCGGCACCAAGACGGCCGAACCGATCGACCCGTCCACGGTGCAACTCTCCATCCCGGCGGAGTTCAGGGGGAACGTCGTCGCGCTTCTGACCGAGATCGAACAGTTGCAGGTCGAGCCGGACATCACGGCCAAGATCATTATCGACGAGCGTTCCGGGATCATCGTGATGGGACGCGACGTCCGCGTCGCCACCGTCGCGGTGGCGCAGGGCAACCTCACCGTATCCATTTCCGAAAGCCCGCAGGTCAGCCAGCCCAATCCGCTGTCCAACGGGCGGACGGTGATGACGCCGCGTACGGACGTCGGCGTGACGGAGAACGGCAACAAGCTCGCGCTGGTCAAGAACGGCGTCTCGCTTCAGGAGCTTGTCGACGGGCTCAACGGCCTCGGCATTGGGCCACGCGACCTGATCGGCATTCTACAGGCGATCAAGGCGGCAGGCGCGATCGAAGCCGATATCGAGGTGATGTGA
- a CDS encoding Hsp20 family protein: protein MRTTLDFAPLWRSTIGFDHLADFVGSTTHQAAEENYPPYNIERSGEDHYRITLAVAGFGVDDITVTAEQNTLTIEGRKPEDGRRAYLYQGIAARPFRRVFNLADYVQVKEASFRDGLLIVDLLREVPEAMKPRRISIANGAPSSQIEQKKAA, encoded by the coding sequence ATGAGGACAACCCTGGACTTCGCGCCGCTCTGGCGCTCCACTATCGGCTTCGATCACCTGGCTGACTTCGTCGGCAGCACGACGCACCAGGCGGCCGAGGAAAATTATCCCCCCTACAACATCGAACGTTCCGGCGAAGATCACTATCGGATCACCCTCGCCGTCGCGGGCTTTGGCGTCGACGACATAACGGTGACGGCCGAGCAGAACACGCTGACCATCGAAGGCAGGAAGCCGGAGGATGGCCGCCGCGCGTATCTGTATCAGGGCATCGCCGCGCGTCCGTTCCGGCGCGTTTTCAATCTGGCCGATTACGTCCAGGTGAAAGAAGCCTCGTTCCGCGACGGCCTGCTCATCGTCGACCTGCTGCGCGAAGTGCCAGAAGCCATGAAGCCGCGCAGAATCAGCATCGCGAACGGAGCACCCTCATCGCAGATCGAGCAGAAGAAAGCAGCCTGA
- a CDS encoding flagellar assembly protein FliX has product MRIYGANGTTPGTQAPSARRTGGSEFSLPDAASATESRAAAAPKATATIDALLALQGVEEDPVERRRRSVRRGRGALDVLDDLKIGLLSGNFDPATVTRLRTAANELKSSSGDAGLDAVLAEIELRVEVELAKAGQF; this is encoded by the coding sequence ATGCGAATTTACGGAGCGAACGGAACGACGCCGGGAACGCAGGCTCCATCCGCGCGGCGAACGGGTGGAAGTGAATTTTCTCTGCCGGACGCAGCTTCCGCAACGGAAAGCAGGGCTGCCGCCGCGCCGAAGGCGACGGCGACCATCGATGCGTTGCTGGCGTTGCAGGGTGTCGAGGAAGATCCGGTGGAGCGGCGCAGGCGCTCGGTGCGGAGGGGCAGGGGGGCTCTGGACGTGCTCGACGATCTCAAGATCGGGCTGCTTTCCGGCAACTTCGACCCCGCAACCGTAACCCGGTTGCGTACCGCCGCTAACGAACTGAAATCCTCTTCCGGCGATGCGGGTCTCGACGCTGTCCTCGCCGAGATCGAATTGCGCGTCGAGGTGGAACTCGCCAAAGCGGGGCAATTCTGA
- the dksA gene encoding RNA polymerase-binding protein DksA — protein sequence MNERQREYFRAKLLAWKDEILRESKVTLQTLQEENVNLPDLADRASSETDRAIELRARDRQRKLISKIDAALQRIEDNTYGYCEETGEPISLKRLEARPIATLSVEAQERHEKREKIYRDE from the coding sequence ATGAACGAGCGCCAGCGCGAATATTTCCGCGCCAAGCTGCTGGCATGGAAGGACGAGATTCTTCGCGAATCGAAGGTGACGCTGCAGACTCTTCAAGAAGAAAACGTCAACCTTCCCGACCTTGCCGATCGCGCGTCCTCGGAGACCGACCGCGCTATCGAGCTGCGCGCCCGTGACCGGCAGCGAAAGCTGATCTCGAAAATCGACGCCGCCTTGCAGCGGATCGAGGACAACACCTATGGCTATTGCGAGGAAACGGGCGAGCCGATTTCATTGAAGCGGCTCGAGGCGCGCCCGATCGCGACGCTTTCCGTCGAAGCCCAGGAGCGTCACGAGAAGCGGGAAAAGATCTATCGGGACGAATAG